The DNA sequence GCGGGCCGGTCGGCAGTTCCGGTCAGTCCGAGCGAATCGGGCGTATCTCGCCCGTCGGGTCGGCCCGCTCGTCGACGAGCGGGAGGTTGCTCAACTGTTCGGCGTTCAGCCCGGAGATGACGGAACTGCGGGCGGAGTGAGACTGCGACGCCTCGTAGGCCGCCGCGACCTGCTCGCGGGTCGCCGCGGTCCGAGAGCGGACCGTCGTCCCCGTCTCGTCGACGTCGAGCAGGAGGTACGACTGCGGGAACGAGCACAGTCCGGGGGAGACGAGTCCGCGGACGCCGCGCTCGCGGACCAGCGAGAGGAGGTGGACGTGCCCGGAGAGGTGAAGCGGGACGTCGTGCCGCGAGAGCACGTCGAGCAGCGCGTCCGCGTTCTCGACCGGCGGGTGGGGCGCCCAGTCGTCGCCGACGTGGGCCGCGAGTCCGGGGAGATTGTGGTGGCTGACGACGATTGCCTCCGCCGAGTCGGCGAGCATCCCGTCGAGGCGTTCGAGTTGCGCGTCGGAGACGGTCGCCGCCTCCTCCCCGTCGGGGCCGAGCGCCGTCGCGCTGTTGAGGCCGACGACGTCCAGTCCGCCGAGTGA is a window from the Halogeometricum sp. S3BR5-2 genome containing:
- a CDS encoding metallophosphoesterase family protein is translated as MSVEELAERPQFAEDDAASAAALRAFAASERPLARFDRPRAATPTRVAVVSDPHVSVDAEGTWKVFHRTQELFRETLADAERRGADAIVVSGDLTKDGEERDIACVRSILDDVGVPVLVVPGNHDVKERRVARFERLFTDGGFPVRLSLGGLDVVGLNSATALGPDGEEAATVSDAQLERLDGMLADSAEAIVVSHHNLPGLAAHVGDDWAPHPPVENADALLDVLSRHDVPLHLSGHVHLLSLVRERGVRGLVSPGLCSFPQSYLLLDVDETGTTVRSRTAATREQVAAAYEASQSHSARSSVISGLNAEQLSNLPLVDERADPTGEIRPIRSD